The following are encoded in a window of Candidatus Methylomirabilis sp. genomic DNA:
- the rplR gene encoding 50S ribosomal protein L18, which translates to MVGHEGKQERRLRRHRRIRKRVAGSAICPRLCVFRSTRHIYAQIVDDEQGKTLAAASTLSREIREKGKVGDKTAAARLVGELLASKALAAQISRVVFDRGGFKFHGRVKALAAGLGEKGVKL; encoded by the coding sequence TTGGTGGGCCACGAAGGAAAACAAGAACGTCGGCTTCGACGTCATCGCCGAATTAGAAAGCGTGTTGCCGGAAGCGCAATCTGCCCGCGGCTCTGTGTCTTTAGGAGCACACGTCATATTTACGCCCAGATCGTTGACGACGAGCAGGGAAAGACGCTCGCTGCCGCGTCCACCCTTTCGAGGGAGATCAGAGAAAAAGGGAAGGTGGGGGATAAGACGGCTGCTGCTCGATTAGTCGGTGAACTATTGGCGAGTAAGGCCTTAGCAGCTCAGATTTCTCGAGTGGTTTTTGACCGTGGTGGGTTCAAGTTCCATGGCCGCGTTAAGGCGCTGGCCGCTGGGCTTGGAGAGAAAGGGGTGAAGCTCTAG
- the rplF gene encoding 50S ribosomal protein L6, whose translation MSRIGKKPIPFSDRVKVEIAGGSISVEGPKGKLSLRLHPSMAVKMEDSQLHCIRPSDNKLHRSLHGLTRTLIANMIEGVTKGFEKKMEMIGVGYRASVQGRNLSLMLGYSHPLIFPLPDGIHVSVESQNLLTVSGADKQQVGEVAAKIRSLRPPEPYKGKGVKYAGERIRRKAGKAGA comes from the coding sequence ATGTCGCGAATCGGAAAGAAGCCAATCCCGTTCTCAGATCGGGTCAAAGTCGAGATTGCAGGAGGTAGTATCTCCGTCGAGGGGCCTAAGGGCAAGCTTTCACTTCGCCTCCATCCTTCGATGGCGGTGAAGATGGAAGACAGCCAGCTTCATTGTATACGGCCCTCAGACAATAAGCTCCATCGTTCACTTCATGGGCTGACTCGCACTCTGATCGCTAATATGATCGAGGGAGTCACCAAGGGATTCGAAAAGAAGATGGAGATGATCGGGGTGGGCTATCGTGCGTCGGTGCAGGGGAGGAATCTCTCACTGATGCTGGGATATTCGCATCCTCTTATTTTTCCATTGCCTGACGGAATTCATGTTTCAGTAGAAAGCCAGAATCTGCTGACGGTCTCCGGCGCGGATAAACAGCAGGTCGGAGAGGTCGCCGCCAAGATTCGAAGTCTCAGACCGCCTGAGCCGTATAAAGGCAAGGGGGTTAAGTACGCGGGTGAGCGCATTCGCCGAAAAGCCGGGAAGGCTGGGGCGTAG
- the rpsH gene encoding 30S ribosomal protein S8: MMTDPIADMLTRVRNANLASHDTVHIPASRTKVEIAKILREEGYIKNFKVLEVDNRRVLRIYLKYGAGDQRILSGLRRVSRPGLRVYATSRRLPRVMNGLGVAILSTSQGIITARAARDRGVGGEVLCYAW; encoded by the coding sequence ATGATGACCGATCCCATCGCTGACATGCTGACCAGGGTCAGGAACGCCAACTTGGCCTCTCATGACACGGTTCACATCCCGGCCTCTAGGACGAAAGTGGAGATTGCAAAGATCTTACGGGAAGAGGGGTACATCAAAAACTTCAAGGTTCTTGAAGTCGACAACCGTCGAGTGCTTCGGATCTACTTGAAGTACGGTGCGGGGGATCAGCGGATCCTGAGCGGCCTCCGCCGTGTCAGCCGACCAGGGCTCCGGGTGTATGCGACGTCTCGGCGACTACCTCGGGTCATGAATGGTCTGGGCGTCGCGATCCTTTCGACTTCACAGGGGATCATAACAGCACGTGCGGCCAGGGACCGCGGGGTAGGTGGCGAGGTACTGTGCTACGCCTGGTAA
- a CDS encoding type Z 30S ribosomal protein S14, translating into MAKLSLIVKSQREPKFKVRGYHRCRICGRPRGYLRKFEMCRICFRDLALRGEIPGVIKASW; encoded by the coding sequence ATGGCAAAGCTTTCGCTAATTGTTAAAAGCCAGCGTGAGCCGAAATTTAAGGTGCGCGGCTATCATCGCTGCCGCATCTGTGGAAGACCGCGTGGCTACCTCAGGAAGTTCGAAATGTGCCGGATCTGCTTTCGAGATCTGGCCCTTCGAGGTGAAATCCCAGGCGTCATTAAAGCAAGTTGGTAG
- the rplE gene encoding 50S ribosomal protein L5, which yields MPRLRERFRDVIAPALMRQFKYKNIWQVPRPSKVVINMGLGEAVANVKVIDSAVEELSAVTGQKPVVTRARKSEAGFKLRTGVPIGCKVTLRGDRMYEFLDRFVNVALPRIRDFRGIPAKSFDGRGNYNLGVREQLIFPEIKYDKVDAVRGMDIAIETSARTDEQARALLEHLGFPFQKS from the coding sequence CTGCCACGACTCCGCGAACGCTTTCGCGATGTGATTGCTCCTGCCCTCATGAGACAGTTCAAGTATAAAAATATCTGGCAGGTGCCACGCCCATCGAAGGTCGTCATCAATATGGGACTTGGGGAGGCTGTGGCGAATGTGAAGGTGATCGACTCCGCAGTCGAGGAGCTCTCAGCCGTGACCGGACAGAAACCGGTTGTCACGCGTGCCAGGAAATCCGAAGCCGGGTTCAAGCTGAGAACTGGGGTTCCGATCGGGTGCAAGGTCACCCTGCGCGGAGATCGGATGTATGAGTTTCTTGATCGGTTCGTGAATGTTGCGCTACCGCGAATCCGGGACTTCAGGGGCATACCGGCTAAGTCGTTCGATGGCCGTGGTAATTATAATCTTGGAGTAAGAGAACAACTCATCTTTCCGGAGATCAAATACGATAAGGTGGATGCCGTCCGGGGAATGGATATCGCCATCGAGACTTCAGCGAGAACGGATGAGCAGGCGCGCGCGCTCTTAGAGCATCTCGGTTTCCCCTTTCAGAAGAGCTAG
- the rplX gene encoding 50S ribosomal protein L24 has protein sequence MAVGQGLQIKKNDLVAVVAGKDKGKRGKVLKVIPKTLRALVEKVNFVKRHTKPGRTSKQGGILERENPIHASNLMLVCKKCDRPVRVGVSRLADGKKVRVCKKCGEVVS, from the coding sequence ATGGCGGTAGGACAGGGGCTTCAGATCAAAAAGAACGATCTGGTCGCCGTGGTGGCTGGGAAAGATAAGGGAAAACGGGGCAAGGTGCTGAAGGTGATCCCGAAGACCCTTCGGGCCCTGGTGGAAAAGGTGAACTTCGTGAAGCGCCACACCAAGCCTGGGCGGACCTCAAAGCAGGGAGGAATCCTTGAACGGGAGAACCCCATTCATGCGTCCAACCTGATGCTGGTGTGCAAGAAGTGTGACCGCCCTGTGCGTGTCGGCGTGAGTCGCCTCGCCGATGGCAAAAAGGTGCGGGTGTGTAAAAAGTGTGGCGAAGTAGTGAGTTAG
- the rplN gene encoding 50S ribosomal protein L14: MIGLRTIMEVADNSGAKRISLIKVLGGSGKRYARLGDIIVANVKEAIPEGSVKKGAVVKAVVVRTTKELRRSDGSYIKFDRNAAVLLNEQNNPVGTRIFGPVARELREARFMKIISLAPEVV; this comes from the coding sequence ATGATCGGCTTGCGGACAATCATGGAGGTGGCCGACAATTCCGGCGCCAAGCGGATCTCTTTGATTAAGGTATTGGGAGGATCCGGGAAGCGATACGCTCGCCTGGGCGATATCATTGTCGCGAACGTCAAAGAGGCGATTCCGGAGGGTTCGGTGAAGAAGGGCGCCGTGGTGAAGGCGGTAGTGGTCAGGACGACGAAAGAGCTACGCCGCTCGGATGGCTCGTACATTAAATTCGATCGAAACGCTGCGGTGCTCCTGAACGAGCAGAATAACCCGGTCGGCACTAGGATTTTTGGTCCGGTGGCGCGGGAGCTACGCGAGGCGCGGTTCATGAAGATTATCTCCCTGGCGCCAGAGGTGGTCTAA
- the rpsQ gene encoding 30S ribosomal protein S17: MTEQKKRGRRKALVGVVVSDKMQKTVVVMVERLVRHEAYGKMIRRRTKVKAHDEDNRCSMGDRVAIEEARPLSKEKHWRVTEILGKAVV; this comes from the coding sequence ATGACCGAGCAGAAGAAGAGGGGTCGTCGAAAAGCCTTAGTGGGGGTCGTGGTGAGCGACAAGATGCAAAAGACCGTTGTGGTGATGGTTGAGCGCCTCGTTCGTCATGAGGCGTATGGCAAAATGATTCGCCGCCGAACTAAGGTCAAAGCCCACGACGAAGACAATCGCTGCAGCATGGGTGACAGGGTTGCCATTGAAGAGGCTCGGCCTTTGAGTAAAGAGAAGCATTGGCGGGTCACAGAAATCCTGGGGAAGGCGGTCGTGTAG
- the rpmC gene encoding 50S ribosomal protein L29 yields MDAKEFRELSAAELEQKLRDMRDELLKLRLRASVAQLENPARIRRLRREIAAGETVRRESVRKHVSPGVERTP; encoded by the coding sequence ATGGATGCCAAGGAGTTTCGTGAATTGAGTGCGGCGGAGTTGGAGCAAAAGCTCCGCGATATGAGAGATGAACTCTTAAAGCTGAGGTTGAGGGCGTCGGTGGCACAGCTTGAGAACCCAGCCCGTATCCGCCGACTTCGTCGGGAAATCGCCGCCGGAGAGACGGTGCGGAGAGAGTCCGTGCGTAAACACGTATCACCCGGGGTGGAGCGGACACCATGA
- the rplP gene encoding 50S ribosomal protein L16: protein MLAPKRVKFRKQHRGRRSGIAVRGSSLAFGEYGLKALEAAWITNRQIEAARRAITHHVKRGGKVWIRIFPDKPITKKPAETRMGKGKGAPEGWVAVVKPGRVLCEMEGVTEATAKEAMRLAAHKLPIATRFVSRTMVAS, encoded by the coding sequence ATGCTGGCACCAAAACGAGTCAAGTTCAGAAAGCAACATCGGGGGCGTCGATCCGGAATCGCCGTCAGGGGGTCGTCATTGGCTTTTGGAGAATATGGTCTAAAAGCCCTGGAGGCCGCCTGGATTACCAATCGCCAGATCGAGGCAGCCCGTCGAGCGATTACGCATCACGTCAAGCGCGGGGGCAAGGTATGGATCCGCATCTTCCCGGATAAACCGATCACGAAAAAGCCTGCGGAGACTCGGATGGGTAAGGGGAAGGGTGCGCCGGAAGGATGGGTGGCGGTCGTGAAACCCGGGCGTGTACTTTGCGAGATGGAAGGGGTTACAGAGGCAACGGCCAAGGAGGCAATGCGTCTTGCTGCGCATAAGTTGCCCATTGCCACACGATTTGTGTCTCGTACGATGGTGGCGAGCTGA
- the rpsC gene encoding 30S ribosomal protein S3 yields the protein MGQKVHPIGFRLGLIKPWRSRWFAVKGYADALHEDLKFRRFIKERVYHAGVSGIDVERKADQVRIVIHTARPGIIIGKKGSEVDKLKVALSGMTKKPIQLDIVEVRRAELDAQLIAEQIASQLMRRVAFRRAMKKTVQSSMRLGAQGVQIVCSGRLAGAEIARTERYREGQMPLSTMRADIDYGFTQAKTTYGLIGVKCWVYHGEATPETAAAKPEREIPQDRQRRPKGLAPVAS from the coding sequence ATGGGACAGAAGGTACACCCGATAGGATTTCGGCTGGGCCTCATCAAACCATGGAGGTCCAGGTGGTTTGCCGTGAAGGGGTATGCAGACGCCCTACATGAAGACCTGAAATTCCGGCGCTTCATCAAAGAGCGAGTCTATCACGCTGGGGTGTCCGGGATCGATGTCGAGCGGAAGGCCGATCAGGTACGTATCGTGATCCATACCGCGAGGCCAGGTATTATCATCGGGAAGAAAGGTTCCGAGGTCGACAAGTTGAAAGTTGCTCTTTCCGGTATGACCAAAAAGCCGATTCAGCTTGACATCGTCGAAGTGCGACGGGCGGAGTTGGACGCCCAATTGATCGCTGAGCAGATTGCTTCCCAATTGATGCGACGGGTAGCGTTCAGGCGGGCGATGAAAAAAACCGTGCAGTCCTCGATGCGGCTTGGGGCTCAGGGAGTTCAGATTGTATGCTCCGGTCGGCTGGCTGGAGCAGAGATTGCCCGCACAGAGCGATATCGCGAGGGTCAGATGCCATTGAGTACCATGCGAGCCGACATCGACTATGGGTTTACTCAGGCCAAGACCACGTACGGGCTGATTGGGGTCAAATGCTGGGTCTACCATGGGGAGGCAACTCCTGAGACCGCGGCGGCCAAACCGGAACGGGAGATACCTCAAGACCGTCAACGGCGGCCCAAGGGGCTTGCCCCGGTGGCGAGCTAG
- the rplV gene encoding 50S ribosomal protein L22 has product MECRAVGRYIGIPARKVRLVVDLIRGRGINQALDTMKYTKKYAARAVEKILKSALANAQHNHGAKNIDRLFVKEAFVDQGPTMKRFRPRAMGRSNPIRKRSSHITIVLTEKEAAL; this is encoded by the coding sequence ATGGAATGTCGCGCAGTCGGTCGCTATATTGGAATTCCGGCACGTAAGGTGAGACTTGTCGTTGATCTTATTCGTGGTCGCGGCATTAACCAGGCTCTCGATACCATGAAGTATACGAAAAAGTATGCCGCCAGGGCTGTCGAGAAGATTCTGAAGTCGGCGCTTGCCAATGCCCAACATAATCACGGCGCAAAGAATATCGATCGTCTGTTCGTCAAGGAGGCCTTTGTGGATCAGGGCCCGACCATGAAGCGATTCCGTCCTCGTGCTATGGGACGGTCGAACCCGATAAGGAAACGGAGCAGCCACATCACTATTGTCCTCACAGAGAAGGAAGCTGCCCTTTGA
- the rpsS gene encoding 30S ribosomal protein S19, translating into MPRSLKKGAFVEPKLLKKIEAMNEGREKKIIKSWSRRSVILPEFVGHTLAIHNGKKFIPIYISENMVGHKLGEFSPTRTFRGHGAHTARSTALK; encoded by the coding sequence GTGCCGAGGTCACTGAAAAAGGGTGCGTTCGTTGAACCGAAGCTTCTCAAGAAGATTGAGGCGATGAACGAAGGAAGAGAGAAGAAGATCATCAAGTCATGGTCGAGACGATCCGTTATTCTTCCTGAGTTCGTCGGGCATACGCTGGCAATCCATAACGGCAAGAAGTTTATCCCGATCTACATTTCCGAGAATATGGTCGGGCACAAGCTAGGGGAGTTCTCTCCAACCAGGACCTTCCGTGGGCACGGAGCGCATACCGCTCGTTCCACTGCACTCAAATAA